A section of the Rhodobacteraceae bacterium M382 genome encodes:
- a CDS encoding AsmA family protein — translation MRSVDQETDTGQTGDAPPSRRRPHRRALRWGAWVVAILSIALSGAIFFGMDRNLTAPDWLRARVSQRIEQNLNGMTLDFGRVDFVVNKGWRPRIRLQDVVLARDDGRVLAQLAHAEASLAMRPLLRGQIQPKQIELSGAYGQLQRDASGQFALSLGDGSTSTKQAASLPQLIEQGDQLFLHPQLQALTSVQMDALTLSYEDLGQGRAWTLDGGQIRLVRRDDDLRISALFSLLSGRDYASGIDASYASRIGDTEADISVSIHEVASQDIAAQNVALEWLGVLDAPISGALRGNIDSDGAVGPISATLQIGQGVLKPADQARPVSFRGARSYFTYDPVQQRLTFDELSLDSDWGIGAAAGGAYLYTDDQGHLTDLVGQFSFRDVQANPGNFYEAPLTLSKATADFRLQLNPFRFTLGEALVHLDQSKLRLSADASVQAQDLVFALNAELDQLDVPAVKRLWPASLAPKPRKWVADNLLSGDMSQGRFSIRGTAGQKPVIQAGFTFDNASIRFLKTMPPIQGGGGQASLVNGRFVVLATKGTVTGDAGGPIDVAGTSFIIPDIRIKKAAPSVTRVTGRGEVTSVMSLLARPPLSVLKNTVLPVNMVDGMAYITGTLALPLRDKVPFEDIKFHLKGDIRDVSSTLLVPGHTLTADALDITGDQSAIRIHGQGALSGIPVRAEWSRPIGKGVSPDSQVSGTVELSAQVIDTFNIGLPPGTVSGRGQGQFVLDLGPNRAARLSVTSDLQGVGLQMAELGWRKPTGTSGTLDLSGELGDKVQLDKLILQAAGLTATGSVINRTGGGLDRALLSSIRVGGWLDAAVELVGRGTSAPEIRILSGTLDLRKAPFGSSGTSSAAGAGTGTGPMDVALNQLQITDSISLTGFRGDFSTQGGFNGKFSGRLNGGTAVTGLLVPRENGSAIRIQSQDAGGVFRDSGILSNGQGGSFDMTLLPTAEEGHFEGQMSVRNTRVKNGPAIGALVNSISVIGLLDELTGNGIQFNAVDARFRLGPSVITVYESSAEGPSIGLSMDGTFDVERSLLNMRGVISPVYLLNAIGSLVTRKGEGVFGFSYRLTGPTTDPSVQVNPLSGLAPAMLRDIFRTPGAKAPQTELPVDQGSGGAETGSERGNAGDR, via the coding sequence ATGCGCTCTGTCGATCAGGAAACTGACACCGGCCAGACCGGAGATGCGCCGCCGTCCCGGCGACGACCGCACCGGCGGGCGTTGCGCTGGGGGGCGTGGGTGGTGGCGATTTTGTCCATCGCTCTCAGCGGCGCGATTTTTTTCGGGATGGATCGCAACCTGACGGCACCGGATTGGTTGCGCGCCCGCGTGTCGCAGCGGATCGAACAGAATCTGAATGGAATGACGCTGGATTTCGGACGGGTGGACTTTGTCGTGAACAAAGGCTGGCGTCCGCGCATCCGGTTGCAGGATGTGGTGCTGGCCCGCGACGACGGGCGGGTTCTGGCGCAATTGGCCCATGCCGAGGCCTCTTTGGCCATGCGTCCGCTGCTGCGCGGCCAAATCCAACCCAAACAGATCGAACTGAGCGGGGCGTATGGTCAGTTGCAACGGGATGCCTCCGGGCAATTCGCGTTGAGCCTGGGGGATGGGTCGACGTCCACGAAACAGGCCGCTAGCCTGCCGCAACTGATCGAACAGGGAGACCAGTTGTTTCTGCACCCCCAGCTTCAGGCGCTCACATCGGTTCAGATGGATGCGCTGACGCTCAGCTACGAAGATCTGGGCCAAGGTCGCGCCTGGACATTGGACGGGGGCCAGATCCGGTTGGTGCGCCGTGACGATGACCTGCGGATCTCGGCGCTGTTTTCGCTGCTCAGCGGGCGGGACTATGCCAGCGGCATTGATGCCAGCTATGCCAGCCGGATCGGTGATACCGAGGCGGATATTTCCGTGTCGATCCACGAAGTTGCCAGCCAGGATATTGCCGCACAGAACGTCGCGCTGGAATGGTTGGGGGTTCTGGATGCGCCGATTTCGGGGGCCTTGCGGGGCAACATCGACAGCGACGGGGCGGTCGGACCGATTTCCGCCACTTTGCAGATTGGCCAAGGGGTTCTGAAACCGGCCGATCAGGCCCGACCGGTGTCCTTTCGGGGCGCGCGCAGCTATTTTACCTATGACCCGGTTCAGCAACGTCTGACTTTTGACGAACTCAGCCTGGACAGCGACTGGGGGATCGGCGCAGCGGCTGGTGGGGCCTACCTTTACACCGATGACCAGGGGCATCTGACCGATCTGGTGGGGCAGTTCAGCTTTCGGGATGTTCAGGCCAATCCCGGCAATTTCTATGAGGCCCCCCTGACGCTGAGCAAAGCTACCGCTGATTTCCGGCTGCAGCTGAACCCGTTCCGCTTCACGCTGGGAGAGGCATTGGTGCATCTGGATCAAAGCAAGCTGCGCCTCAGCGCCGATGCTTCGGTTCAGGCTCAGGATCTGGTGTTTGCGCTGAATGCCGAACTGGATCAGCTGGACGTTCCGGCGGTGAAACGATTGTGGCCCGCGTCGCTGGCGCCCAAGCCGCGCAAATGGGTGGCCGATAATCTGTTGTCCGGCGACATGAGCCAGGGCCGCTTTTCGATCCGCGGCACGGCGGGGCAGAAACCGGTGATTCAGGCGGGGTTCACCTTTGACAATGCGTCGATCCGGTTTCTGAAGACCATGCCGCCAATCCAGGGTGGGGGCGGACAGGCCAGCCTGGTGAACGGACGTTTTGTGGTGCTCGCGACCAAAGGCACGGTGACAGGGGACGCCGGTGGACCGATCGACGTTGCCGGAACGTCCTTTATCATTCCGGACATCCGGATCAAGAAAGCCGCGCCCAGCGTAACCCGTGTCACGGGCCGGGGCGAGGTGACTTCGGTCATGTCATTGTTGGCCCGCCCGCCGCTGAGCGTGCTGAAGAACACGGTTTTGCCGGTCAATATGGTTGATGGCATGGCCTATATCACCGGCACTTTGGCCCTGCCATTGCGGGACAAGGTGCCGTTCGAGGACATCAAATTCCATCTCAAGGGGGACATTCGGGACGTGTCGAGCACGCTTTTGGTGCCCGGCCACACCCTGACGGCGGATGCGCTGGATATCACCGGAGACCAAAGTGCCATCCGCATTCACGGCCAGGGCGCGCTCAGCGGCATTCCGGTTCGGGCCGAATGGTCCCGCCCCATCGGCAAGGGCGTGTCGCCGGACAGTCAGGTGTCTGGAACCGTGGAGTTGTCGGCGCAGGTCATCGACACCTTTAATATCGGCCTGCCGCCCGGCACGGTGTCAGGGCGGGGGCAGGGGCAGTTTGTTCTGGATCTCGGCCCGAACCGTGCGGCCAGATTGTCGGTGACATCGGATCTGCAGGGGGTTGGCCTGCAGATGGCCGAATTGGGATGGCGCAAGCCGACAGGGACGTCCGGAACGCTCGACCTGTCGGGGGAACTGGGAGACAAGGTGCAACTGGACAAGCTGATCCTTCAGGCGGCCGGACTGACGGCGACCGGAAGCGTGATCAACCGGACCGGCGGCGGGCTGGACAGGGCCTTGCTCAGCTCGATCCGGGTCGGGGGCTGGTTGGATGCGGCCGTGGAGCTGGTCGGACGTGGCACATCGGCACCAGAGATCCGGATTCTCAGTGGAACATTGGATTTGCGCAAGGCCCCTTTCGGCTCTTCGGGGACGTCATCTGCGGCAGGAGCGGGCACCGGCACGGGCCCAATGGATGTGGCGCTGAACCAATTGCAGATCACCGACAGTATTTCCCTGACCGGATTTCGGGGCGATTTTTCCACCCAGGGCGGATTCAATGGCAAATTCAGCGGGCGTCTGAATGGCGGAACCGCGGTCACGGGCCTGTTGGTGCCGCGCGAAAACGGCAGCGCCATCCGTATTCAATCCCAGGATGCGGGGGGGGTCTTTCGGGACTCGGGAATTCTGAGCAACGGCCAGGGCGGGTCCTTTGACATGACCCTATTGCCGACCGCCGAAGAAGGCCATTTCGAAGGCCAGATGAGCGTGCGCAACACACGGGTCAAAAATGGGCCTGCGATTGGGGCGCTGGTCAATTCGATCAGCGTGATCGGTCTGCTCGACGAATTGACCGGCAACGGGATCCAGTTCAATGCGGTGGATGCCCGGTTTCGGTTGGGACCATCTGTCATCACCGTCTATGAAAGCAGCGCCGAAGGGCCGTCGATCGGGTTGTCGATGGATGGGACATTCGACGTCGAGCGCAGCCTGCTGAACATGCGCGGAGTCATTTCACCGGTCTATCTGTTGAATGCGATCGGCAGCCTGGTCACCCGCAAGGGCGAAGGCGTGTTCGGGTTCAGTTATCGCCTGACCGGCCCGACCACGGATCCATCTGTGCAGGTCAATCCGTTGTCCGGGCTGGCTCCGGCGATGCTGCGCGACATTTTTCGCACGCCCGGTGCCAAGGCTCCGCAAACCGAATTGCCTGTGGATCAGGGCAGCGGCGGAGCCGAAACAGGCTCCGAACGCGGCAACGCCGGTGACAGGTGA
- the queA gene encoding tRNA preQ1(34) S-adenosylmethionine ribosyltransferase-isomerase QueA, whose amino-acid sequence MKLSDFDFDLPEHLIATRPANPRSSARLLVANGDALTDAHVTDLVDWLRPGDLLVLNDTKVIPARLSGARHRSGPQGDTAAKMEVTLLEPRADGTWAALLKPLKKIRVGEDIRFGATLSARLTDVQDGQAHLLFNLSGDDFDAALAQAGAMPLPPYIAAKRPADAQDKEDYQTVWARHSGAVAAPTASLHFDQPLLDRLAAMGVGFTHVTLHVGAGTFLPVKVDDVTTHKMHAEWGRVSDEAAARIAETKAAGGRVIPVGTTALRLIESAARSGAIGPWEGETDIFIYPGFTFRVVDALMTNFHLPKSTLMMLVSALMGQQAVRDIYTHAVAQGYRFFSYGDASLLIPGGAKLAQNPEQ is encoded by the coding sequence ATGAAACTCTCTGATTTTGATTTCGACCTGCCCGAACATCTGATTGCAACCCGACCGGCCAATCCCCGTTCGTCGGCCCGCCTGTTGGTCGCCAATGGCGATGCTCTGACGGATGCGCATGTGACGGATCTGGTGGATTGGCTGCGTCCCGGTGATCTGCTTGTGCTGAACGACACCAAGGTCATTCCCGCCCGTCTCAGCGGTGCGCGCCATCGCAGCGGTCCGCAGGGCGATACCGCGGCCAAGATGGAAGTGACCCTGTTGGAGCCGCGCGCCGACGGGACCTGGGCGGCGCTTCTGAAACCGCTCAAGAAGATCCGGGTGGGCGAAGACATCCGATTTGGCGCGACACTGTCGGCCCGGTTGACGGATGTTCAGGACGGGCAGGCGCATTTGCTGTTCAATTTGTCTGGCGATGATTTTGATGCGGCCCTGGCCCAGGCTGGGGCCATGCCGCTGCCCCCCTATATTGCCGCCAAACGCCCGGCGGACGCGCAGGATAAAGAAGACTATCAGACGGTGTGGGCCCGTCATTCCGGTGCTGTCGCAGCCCCGACCGCATCGCTGCATTTTGACCAGCCGCTGCTGGATCGTCTGGCCGCGATGGGCGTTGGATTTACCCATGTGACGCTGCATGTGGGGGCCGGGACGTTCCTGCCGGTCAAGGTGGATGACGTCACCACCCACAAGATGCACGCCGAATGGGGCCGGGTCAGCGATGAGGCCGCGGCCCGCATTGCCGAAACCAAGGCCGCAGGCGGACGTGTGATCCCGGTTGGGACAACCGCGCTGCGCCTGATCGAAAGCGCCGCGCGCAGCGGAGCGATCGGTCCCTGGGAAGGTGAAACCGACATCTTTATCTATCCCGGGTTTACCTTTCGTGTGGTCGACGCGCTGATGACCAATTTCCATTTGCCCAAATCGACCTTGATGATGCTGGTGTCGGCGCTGATGGGGCAACAAGCTGTGCGCGATATCTATACCCATGCCGTCGCACAGGGGTATCGTTTCTTTTCTTATGGGGATGCGTCGCTTTTGATCCCCGGTGGGGCGAAACTGGCTCAGAATCCCGAACAATAA
- a CDS encoding MFS transporter, with the protein MLQVLSSAWALLLGMGLLMVGNGLQGTMLGVRGEIEGFSTFEMSMVMSAYFVGFLGGSRLAPEMIRRVGHVRVFAALASFISAVMILYPVLPSIYVWIAGRILIGFCFSGVYVTAESWLNNAADNSNRGKALSLYMIVQMIGIITAQGLIQVGDPGGYEAFVIASILVSISFAPILLSISPTPAFDTAKPMTLRELMRISPLGCVGMFILGGIFSAQFGMSAVYGAAVGMSLTKLSLFVATFYMGALVLQYPLGWISDRMDRRGLILIVALVGGGGSVLGFILGGDFKMLLVSAFIIGGLSNPLYSLLIAYTNDYLDHDDMAAASGGLVFINGLGAIAGPMITGWLMADVVLGPAGFFAFMAALMFVMAAYAAYRATQRASIPVEDTGTMSPMSPTASPVAVEWAQEVAIEADLEAQEEGEAI; encoded by the coding sequence ATGCTACAGGTTTTGTCGAGCGCGTGGGCGCTGTTGCTGGGAATGGGGCTGTTGATGGTTGGCAACGGCCTGCAGGGTACCATGTTGGGGGTGCGCGGCGAAATCGAAGGGTTTTCCACCTTTGAGATGTCCATGGTGATGTCGGCCTATTTCGTCGGCTTTCTGGGGGGATCCCGCCTGGCACCCGAGATGATCCGCCGCGTTGGGCATGTTCGCGTGTTTGCGGCGCTGGCGTCGTTCATTTCGGCTGTGATGATCCTGTATCCGGTGCTTCCCAGCATCTATGTCTGGATCGCAGGGCGTATTTTAATCGGGTTCTGCTTTTCCGGTGTGTATGTCACGGCGGAAAGCTGGCTGAACAATGCCGCGGACAATTCCAACCGTGGCAAAGCATTGTCGCTGTATATGATCGTTCAGATGATCGGGATCATCACGGCGCAGGGATTGATTCAGGTGGGCGACCCGGGCGGCTACGAAGCGTTTGTGATCGCGTCGATTCTGGTTTCGATCTCCTTTGCTCCGATCCTGTTGTCGATCTCTCCGACCCCTGCATTTGACACCGCAAAACCCATGACCCTGCGCGAATTGATGCGGATTTCACCGCTGGGCTGTGTGGGCATGTTCATTCTTGGCGGGATCTTTTCGGCCCAATTCGGCATGAGCGCGGTTTACGGCGCCGCCGTGGGCATGTCGCTGACCAAACTCTCGCTCTTTGTCGCGACGTTTTATATGGGCGCGTTGGTGCTGCAATATCCGCTTGGCTGGATTTCGGATCGGATGGATCGCCGGGGGTTGATCCTGATTGTGGCCCTGGTTGGCGGCGGCGGTTCCGTGCTGGGTTTCATTTTAGGCGGCGATTTCAAGATGTTGCTTGTCTCGGCGTTTATTATTGGCGGCCTGTCAAACCCGCTGTATTCGCTGTTGATCGCCTATACCAACGACTATCTCGACCATGATGATATGGCCGCCGCTTCGGGCGGGCTGGTCTTTATCAACGGGCTGGGTGCGATTGCCGGGCCGATGATTACCGGTTGGCTGATGGCCGATGTGGTGCTGGGGCCGGCGGGGTTCTTTGCTTTCATGGCAGCCCTGATGTTTGTCATGGCCGCCTATGCTGCCTACCGCGCGACTCAGCGGGCCTCGATCCCGGTTGAAGATACCGGCACAATGTCGCCGATGTCTCCGACAGCCTCGCCGGTGGCGGTGGAATGGGCGCAAGAAGTCGCCATCGAAGCCGACCTGGAAGCCCAAGAAGAGGGCGAAGCGATATAA
- a CDS encoding DUF924 domain-containing protein has product MVGPDEILRYWLDELGPAGWYSGAAELDQKIRDKFLSTWEAACEGKFSLWLTYPSGTLAYIILMDQFPRNMFRDTGKAFATDRAALAVAKVAINKGWDLKIDEPARQFFYLPLMHSENLCDQDRCVRLMKERMPIAGESNLLHARAHRQVIREFGRFPYRNQALSRHSTGLETAYVQAGGYGHTMRQLQATG; this is encoded by the coding sequence ATGGTCGGGCCCGACGAGATTTTAAGGTATTGGTTGGACGAGTTGGGCCCTGCGGGGTGGTACTCGGGGGCAGCGGAACTGGATCAGAAAATTCGGGATAAATTCCTGTCCACATGGGAGGCCGCCTGTGAAGGCAAGTTTTCCCTGTGGCTGACGTATCCATCCGGGACCCTGGCCTATATCATTCTGATGGATCAATTCCCGCGCAATATGTTCCGCGATACCGGGAAAGCCTTTGCAACTGATCGCGCGGCGCTCGCCGTGGCCAAGGTCGCAATCAACAAGGGGTGGGATCTGAAGATCGACGAACCAGCCCGACAGTTCTTTTACCTGCCGCTGATGCATTCGGAAAACCTGTGCGATCAGGACCGCTGTGTGCGCCTGATGAAGGAGCGGATGCCAATTGCCGGAGAATCCAACCTGCTGCATGCCCGGGCGCATCGCCAGGTGATCCGTGAATTCGGACGGTTCCCCTATCGCAATCAGGCATTGTCACGCCATTCCACCGGGCTCGAAACCGCCTATGTCCAGGCAGGCGGATACGGGCACACCATGCGCCAGTTGCAGGCGACGGGTTAA